aaaaaaaaaaaatgaaaaaaaaattagcTGTACGTGGCCTAATATTTTAACTCTTTTAACTTCTCAGATTTCAGAACATGTTCAGATCACACCATACAGCATGAACTATTTGTTGTAACATGTATTTTCCACataaattcattaataaatatacattgtttatttaaaacacatcaGACTCTGTCCTTGCATAGTGACACATTTCCAGGAGTCCACCAACACGAGTCctgtggggaaaaaaagaaaactggaCATTATTTTCCCATCTGTTTTAGTaatattttaagcattttattttagtttgccAGACCATAATGTAGGGAGAGGCAAAGGAACAAATTACCCAAGCTTTCCTACAAGACTAAATATAACCTAAAACCACATGCTGTTTGACACCACAAATTAAACACAACCTTGCAGTTCTTCTGGTCAAGAGCAGAAGTCAGACTTCCTGAGTCTAAACCCAGGCTTGGGTTGTGCAATCTGCCTTTAACTTCATCCATATCTACAATTTCTGACTTGCTTATACAGAATTGCATTACAATGAACAGAAATGTATGCTAACCTGACACAAATAAATCACATTTACTAAAAGCAGCATCATGTAGTTCAGTGCCAACAGTTTGAGCACCTGGATAAATGCAGCATATGTGAGGAACAGGAGAGGAGCAGTGTTCAGGGATTAGTGTGGAATgagttataataatattacagaGGGACAAATTGGTTTTATTGTAGAGGGAAACCTACTGAAGTGTTACATGTTCAGATGCCTTTACTCTAATGATGAAAGGACATTAAGCTTTCCACCCAGATTGTGTTAAAGGTCTTGAACTGAACAATAACCATGTGGGCTTATTTTTAGGTGAAATGTCAACAATTCTTCACAAACTCAAGTGTACACAGTTAGTAGTGGAATAAGGAAGTTAGTAGTTATGGTTTACAGAGGGAGAAATTAcacaaattaaattttttttcctgTGGAGCTACGATTTACTAATTGTACTGTGTATTCCCTAGCTGACTCTTACATGCAGTACATGCCACTTCTGCACTTCATGTAAACCACTGAATCTTTCATATCTCATTCGCCCGGTCTCCAACTTCCTGTTGATTTAGTGAAGCAGCCTTGTTTAAAGCGGAGGGGACAGGATACATGTCCAAAACGCTGGGATAAAAATACCTCACAAGTGCATCAGTGTGTAGTTTCTGAGACAATGCATGCTTAATAAGCTAACAATATAGTGGTGACCAAAGTGGACACAACAAGTATCCTGAGattggttaaaataaaatatttacaacatttaaataTGCAAACTATATAACCCCTAAAACACAATGTAAGAAATGTTAACGCTGCACTACATAACTTTTGAGGATCTGGAGACCTTTTTGGCAGAAATATGATATTGCAAGAAACGTGCTATAGAatatttttgaacattattcACCATAACAAATTCATTTATGtcaaaatacatacaaatacaacGACAAAAAACATgttctaatattactgttttatAGTCAGAACAGTCAGTTTTAATTACTAGGGTTGGTACCTTGTGCCTAAAAAATGGAACATGAACGAGGTTCTCGGAAGGGGTTGCTGCCCGCTGGAACACCAACCAGGAGGGCGTCTTTAGTGGCATTTTGAAGGCAGTAATGCAGCAGCTCTTTTGCCGCTtcagacacctacacacacacacacacacacacacacacacacacacacacacacacttttaaacatatacacaccctTCAGATCTGAAGTCCAACACAGAATGCCAACAAAAGATGCAATTAAGCACTTTGTGCATAATTTGTGTATTGTCGTCTACTAACGTTGTGTAAAGTGGTATTAACATGGTGTTTTTTAACTGAACACACTACTGCGTTTATATGTACAGTCAATGTCTTTTTAAGGAACCACTGGTGTGCTACATGCAAATGTTTACCATCCATCCTTCTTCCCACAATTATTACTGATCTGAAAAGTAACATTGTTCAAATGCAAATCAGTATACAAATCCTCATGCAGAATGGCCTCCTAAGACGTCATTGCTGTttgtatgttattattattattgttattattattattatggtgtatatgtAAGAGGACCTTGCAACATCCAGCTATTCCCATTGGGATTACAGTTAAAATGAACTAATCCAGATAGCATTTTGCATGCAAATGAGAAAACTGCATTGGGATCAATTAACACATAATATAAAGTCCCTGTACATAATTGTTGTGTATATTGTTTTTCTAATATTGTATCCTATAAACCAATTCAGAAGCTGGAATGTCGCTAGCTAGCTGATTTAAGCAAACTGCAGTGAGTCATAGTAGCTGTGTGAACAtagtaaaagtattaaaattGGACAAACGGTCACACTtagtaaaactaaaataattttataattcaaTGTATGGTGCTGTCAAACACTTGAGTGGTGATAAATTATGAAGTTTGCATTTCAttaatgcaaaataaataagaaacagaGGGTCTTAACTATAGTGTTCTACGTCTAAGTCTTGTTTTTTCtctaactttaaataaaaatgtcccTCTACCTGTTGTTACTTCAGACTGAGAAACATCAGAAAGTGTTTTTACATGCAGGGGGTAGAATGGGTGTTCTTAGGGCTGCATGATTAGCATTAAAACCAATTATTCTAAAGCAataaattattgtatttttaatactgttttgcATACAGTTCTGAAGATCATGCATTTATTGAATGAAGTGAAGTAATATACTTACAGTATACATTGTTAAAAATCAGACTAATCTTTGATCTTCAGTATTTCgtgaattaaaaatatttgcaaTCACAACTTGATGCATCTGGACATCATCAGTCTTTCACATTGATGTTGGGTGACTTTATGCCTCTTTATACTGACATATTTTAAGCATAACTGTAAATAAACTTGAAGCAACAGATGCTatgtatacattttaatgtattaaacgGTGCAC
The DNA window shown above is from Trichomycterus rosablanca isolate fTriRos1 chromosome 26, fTriRos1.hap1, whole genome shotgun sequence and carries:
- the gng10 gene encoding guanine nucleotide-binding protein G(I)/G(S)/G(O) subunit gamma-10; translation: MSSNTNLPSMKRTVEQLRVEASVERIKVSEAAKELLHYCLQNATKDALLVGVPAGSNPFREPRSCSIF